The Streptomyces rubrogriseus genomic sequence AAAGGTACTCAGCGTCTGCGTACTGCTCTCCAGGCGTCGCTCGCCGCGTAGGCGAAGCTCAGCCGCCACGCGTCCAGCTTGTTCCGCACCGTTGAGACGACGCGCCAGCACTTCAGCCAGGTCGGCAGTCGTCGAAAGGGTACGAAGGTCAGGGTGTCGTCGATGGCGTTCACGGCGATGCTCCTGCGGCCCGGTCCTTCCGCCCGCAGTGCGGCGTACAGCTCCGGCGTCAGCGTGCCGTTGAGACGGGCCGCCGTCCCCGCCGCGGTGAAGGCGAAGCCTCGCTGGGCGGCGTCCGGGAGTTGCGTCGCCCGGACGATCCGGGGTGACGCCTCCTCCAGCGGGCAGTTGAAGGCGGGTCATCCCGCGAACCGGAACGTCGACGTGATCGCGTCGAAGATGTCGAAGAAGGAGTCCGCGAGGTCGAGGACCTGGCTGCTGCCCGCGACCAGGGCGACCTTGCCCTCCTGGCCGGGGACCGGGATGTAGGTCTGCATGAGAACGGCGCGGACCGTGCGATTCAGGGCGTCGTCCGGGACCGGGATGTCCTCCACGCCCCGGGTGCGGGCGGCGGGGCCCACGCCGGGGATGTCGACCGTGGTGACCTGGCGCCAGGAGTCGCCGGGTTTCTTCGCCTCCTTGACCGCGAGCTGGGCGGCGATGGCGCCCGGGTCGGTGGGGAGGGGGTCGCCGGTGGACGTGCGGCCGCCGATCAGGGAGACCGTGACCGAGCCCGTGATCGGGGTGTCGCCGCCGAAGCTCTCGGCCATGCAGCCGCAGTACAGGGCACCCGACTTCCACGCGTCGGAGGCCGCCTTCTGGAGAAAGGCGACGTAGGCGGCGCGGGAGGGCTTCAGCTCCGGGTGCTGGCGTATGCGGTCGTCGACCATGCGGCGGATGGAGTCGTCCCGCGACTCCGGGCGTACGTCGAACTCCCACCAGGATTCCGGAACCTTGATCCGGAAACCGCCCCGTTCGACGGTCAGTGCCTCCGTGTAACGGGCCATGTCGTGCGCGGCCTCCCCGTGCGTCGTCGACGTCGTTCGATGCGATGTTCCGAACATGGTCCCATCGATCGGGAGGCCGGGCGCCGTGGTCTCAGGGGCGGTGGTCCGCGTTGCGGAGTCGGGTGAAGGACGCGTCCAGGCCGTGCTTCAGCAGGCGGGACAGCGGGCGTTCCACGAAGCGGTGGATCAGGTAGCTCAGGAGCAGGAAGCCCGTGATGAGTACGGCGATCAGCAGACGGGCGTCCATCGTGTCGCGGAGGCGGGCTATGAGGGCCGTGCCGGCCGCGTAGTGGACCAGGTAGAGGGGGTAGGTCATGGCGCCCGCCGTGACGAGCCACTTCCAGCGGATCCGGTCGGTGTACCCGAGCGCCACGGCGACCATGAAGAGCAGGAAGACCGTGAAGATCGCCACGCTGCCGCGCCAGCCGGAGACGCGTTCGACGTCCTCGATGCGGTTGCCCAGCTCCAGCTGGCCCATCAGCCACGCCATGGCGAGGATGCCCCACAGGAGCAGGTCCTGGCCGAAGCGGTGCATGAGGTAGAGGGCGAGGCCCGCGATGAAGTACCAGGCGCCGTCCGGGTTGGCGACCAGTTCGAGCAGGGGCAGGCGGGCGACCGGCGCGAGCATCGCGACCGCGCCCCACACGCAGCAGAAGACCACGACCCTGCGGTACGTGAGCCCCATGGCGACGACGACCAGGAAGAGCAGGTAGAAGCGCAGCTCGGACCAGAGGGTCCAGTAGACGCCGTCGACGTTGGGGACGCCGGAGCCGGACTGGAGCATGGTCAGGTTGAGCAGGACCTCGCGCAGCCGGAGGCGCTCCCACACGCCGGGTACGGCGATCAGCGCGGCGGTGGTGAACAGGACCGCGAACCAGTACGCCGGGTAGAGCCGGATCACCCGGGAGACGAAGAACTGGCGCGGGGTGCGGCCCCAGCACGACATGCAGATCACGAAGCCGCTGATGACGAAGAAGATCTCGACGCCTATCCAGCCGTAGGAGGCGAAGCGGAACACCGTGGGCATGATCTCGGAGACCGGGCGGTCCCAGATCAGGTTGCCGGGGCGGTCGGCGCGCCAGGTCCCGGCGTAGTGGTGCGCGGCCACCATCAGCGCGGCCAGCAGGCGGATGCCGTCGATGACGTACAGCCGGCCGCCCGCCCGCCTGTGGCCCGCGGGCTTCGGGTCCGGCGGGGCGACGACGAGCGGGGGGAGCGGTTGTCTCAGCCGGACCTCCGCCCGCTCGGGCACCGATGTTCCGTTGTCCACTGCACGCACCATTCGAACAGACAAGAACAGTGCGCACGCGAACGGTAGGGGGTTCGGCAAGCCGCCGCCCGGACTCCGTGGGGTGTTCCCGGGCTGTTCGCCTCCGGTTCAGCCGGCGCCCCCGGCCCGCCGGTCGGCCGGCCGGTCAGCCGGTCTTGGCCACCGTCAGCAGGACCGCCGAGTCCTCCAGCGCCTCCAGGCTGTGGCGGGCCGGGGGGATCAGGACGAGGTCACCCGCGCGGCCGTCCCAGGAGGTGTCGCCGCTGGTGAGGCGGACCCGGCCGCGCAGGACCTGGACGGTCGCCTCGCCGGGGTTCTCGTGCTCGGCGAGGGTGGTGCCGGCGGTCAGGGCGAGGAGGGTCTGCCGCAGGACCAGTTCGTGGCCGCCGTGGACCGTGGTGGCGCTGCGGCCGCTGGAGGTGGCGGCGGCGCGTTCGAGGTGCTCGCGGGCGAGGGCGTCGAGGGAGAGCTTCTGCATGCGCGCAAGTCTCGCCGCGGGCTCCGGGCCGCCGCCAGGGCCGGACGGGGTACACCGCCACCGGCGGCGACCCGCGCATGTGGCCTCGTTACGGAAAGTCGCTCACCCGCATGGGGTAAAAACTGTAGTGGCTGATGTAGACATACGGTCGTCCTTGAGGTTAGTGTTCTGTTGTAGCCAGGAAGTCAACGAGGCGCGGCAGACACGAACTGCCCGTCGGCAACACGTAGAACGAGGACACGACAGGTACGAGAGAAGAAGGAGGAGGACGCCATCAGGATCGCCCGGGCGAGAAGGTTCTCACCGGGTACCGCAGGCCCCGGAACGGAAGGTGGTCCCACGGTCACGCATCCGCGATCCCTCAACTGCCCGACCCTCCTGAAGGGGCGGCGCGGAATCAGAAGGTCGGCACAGTAGGCCGACAGATGGTGTTACAAATCCCTCGGGGCCTTGGTGCCGTTCGGCACCAAGGCCCCTCGACGCATTCCCCGAACAGAGGTGCAGATGACCGCAGGTACACCGCTCGACCGGATCGACGACGACGACTACCCCGCGTACACCATGGGACGAGCCGCCGCGATGCTCGGCACCACACCCGCCTTCCTGCGGGCCCTCGGTGAAGCGCGGCTGATCACGCCGCTGCGCTCGGAGGGCGGCCATCGCCGCTACTCCCGCTATCAGCTGCGTATCGCCGCTCGCGCCCGCGAGATGGTCGACCAGGGGACCGCCATCGAGGCAGCCTGCCGCATCATCATCCTGGAGGACCAGCTCGAAGAGGCCCAGCGCATCAACGAGGAACTGCGACGCGGCGGCGCCGAAGCCTCGGGCGACAGCTCCGCGAGCGGCCGTCCCGCACGGTAGGGCCACCGGGCGCTCCACCCGGGAGGAGGGGCGGATAAAATCCGTCCTCATGTCGAAGCCTGACGAGCTGCTCATTGACATCGCTGCTCTCGTGGAATCCGGACAGAGCAGCCGGATGTCCTTGACCGTGGTCACCCACGGTGCTGTCATCACCGGTCGCCTGGCCCCCGAGAGGGTGTGGAGGCAGAGGGTCTCGGAAGTGCTGACGGACTCCGCCGACCTGGGCGACTTCTCCGCCGTCTTCGAGGCCCCCGCGAAACACGACGGACCGCCCACGCACCTGCACTTCCATGTCGCCCGGATCCTCCAGGGCACGATGGGGATCCCGGAGACGGGCGGGATGTACCGCGTGGCACTCGAGGACGTCAGTGCCTGGACCGTGGGCGACTTCAGCTACTCCGACCACTGATCCGCTACTCCGACCACTGATCCGCTCCCCCGGCGACCCGCGCCGGGGCGCGGCAGCCCGGGCCCCACCGGTCGCGGTGGGGCCCCGTCCGTCGGGTCCTCAGATGACGCCCTGCGCCAGCATCGCGTCGGCCACGCGCTCGAAGCCGGCGATGTTCGCGCCGGTGACGTAGTCGCCGGGGGCGTCGTAGCGCTCGGCGGTCTCGTGGCAGGTGGTGTGGATGCTGGTCATGATGTCCGCCAGCTCCTCCTCCACCCGCGCCGCCGTCCAGGACGTACGGGCGTGGTTCTGCGCCATCTCCAGGGCGCTGACCGCGACGCCGCCCGCGTTGGCCGCCTTGCCGGGGCCGAAGGCGACGCCCGCCTTCTGGAGCAGGTGGACGGCCTCGGGGGTGGTCGGCATGTTCGCGCCCTCGGAGACCGCCTTCACGCCGTTGCGGACGAGGGTGGCGGCGGCGTTCTCGTCCAGCTCGTTCTGCGTGGCGGACGGCAGGGCGAGGTCGGCCGGGACGTCCCAGACGCTGCCGCCGGGCACGAAGCGGGCCGAGGCGCCCCGGCGCTCGGCGTACGCGTCGACGCGGCCGCGCTCGACCTCCTTGATCTGCTTGAGCAGGTCGAGGTCGATGCCCTTCTCGTCGACGACGTAGCCGGAGGAGTCCGAGCAGGTGACGGCGTTGGCGCCGAGGGCGGTCAGCTTCTCGATGGTGTAGATCGCCACGTTGCCGGAGCCGGAGACGACCGCGGTCTGGCCCTCCAGGTCCTCGCCGCGCTCCCGCAGCATCGCCGCCGCGAACAGCACGTTGCCGTAGCCGGTCGCCTCCGGGCGGATCAGCGAACCGCCCCAGCCCTGGCCCTTGCCGGTGAGGACGCCGGACTCCCAGCGGTTGGTGATCCGGCGGTACTGGCCGAAGAGGTAGCCGATCTCGCGGCCCCCGACGCCGATGTCCCCGGCCGGGACGTCCGTGTGCTCGCCGATGTGCCGGTACAGCTCCGTCATGAAGGACTGGCAGAACCGCATGACCTCCGCGTCGCTGCGCCCGTGCGGGTCGAAGTCGCTGCCGCCCTTGCCGCCGCCGATGCCGAGGCCGGTCAGCGCGTTCTTGAAGATCTGCTCGAAGCCCAGGAACTTGATGACGCCCAGGTTGACGGACGGGTGGAAGCGCAGACCGCCCTTGTACGGGCCCAGCGCGCTGTTGAACTCGACCCGGAAGCCCCGGTTGACGCGGACGCGGCCCTGGTCGTCCTGCCACGGCACCCGGAACATCACCTGGCGCTCCGGCTCGACCAGCCGCTCGATGAGGCCCGGCTCGGCGTACTCGGGGCGGGCCGCGACGACCGGCGCCAGGGTCTCCAGGACCTCGTGGGCCGCCTGGTGGAACTCGGGCTGGGCCGGATTGCGGAGCTCGATCTCGGTGAGGAGGTGGTCGAGGGTGGACTGCGTCTCGCTTCGCGTCGTCACAGGGGCCCTTTCTGGCACGGCGGGCACCGGTCGCATGCAGCGACCGGTGGGAGGCGCTCGGCGCCGTTGCCGCGCGCGGGACACTTAAGTGTTACGCGCATGTAAACCCCATGGCCAGCACCCGATCACTGGATGAGACGAAGGCCTCCCGGCGGCGCCGGCCTCCTTGACGACGCTACCCGTCCCCGTTCAGCATCGCGGCGGTGAGCACGTTGCCCGCGACGCCCCAGCCTCCGTCCGGGACCTCGTCGACCAGGACGACGGTGGTCGGACGGGCGCGCTCCCCGTAGATCTCCGCGTAGAGGTCGGTGGTGCGTTCGACGATCTTCTTCTTGTCCTCCGCCGAGAGGGTGCCCGCGGGGACCTTGAAGTGTGCGAATGGCATCAGACCAGCCCTCCGTTGGCACGCAGGACCTGGCCGTTCACCCAGTGCCCGGCGGGGCTGCCGAGGAAGGCGACCACCGCGGCGATGTCCTCCGGTGTGCCCAGCCGCTCCAGAGGCGGGGTCTTCGCCAGCTTGTCCACCTGCTCGGGGGTCTTGCCGTCGAGGAACAGGTCGGTCGCCGTCGGCCCGGGCGCGACCGTGTTCACGGTGACGTCCCGGCCGCGCAGCTCCCGCGCCAGGATCATGGTCATGGCCTCCACGGCGCCCTTGCTGGCCGCGTACGCGCCGTACGTGGGGAACTGCGCACCGACGACGGACGTCGAGAACCCGATGAAGGCGCCCCCGGCCCGCAGCCGCCGCGCCGCCTGCTGGGCGACGACGAAGGTGCCGCGGATGTTGGTGCGGTGCATGGCGTCCAGCGCCGCCAGGTCCAGGTCGGCGATGGGCGAGAGGGTCATCCGCCCGGCCGAGTTCACGACGACGTCGACGCCGCCGAACTCGTCCTCCGCCCGGTCGAACAGCGCGGCGACCTCCTTCTCCTCCGCCACGTCCGCCCGTACGGCGATCGCCCGTCCGCCGGCTCCGGTGATCGCCGCCACCGTCTCGTCGGCGGCCGAGGCGTCACTGGCGTAGTTCACGACGACGGCCAGGCCGTCCTCGGCGAGTTTCCGGGAAACCGCCCGGCCGATGCCGCGGGATCCGCCGGTGACGACGGCGACCCGTTCGACGGCGCTCTGTTGGTTCGTGTGCGTGGTCATGGCTCCACGATGCGCCCGGTCGGGCGGCGCAGCCAGGGGATGCCATCCCCTGGGTCAGCGGCCCGGCCCGGCGCAGAATGGACCTCATGAGGGCTGTGAAGTACGCCGAGCTGGGAGCGTTCCTACGGTCGCGGCGCGAGCGCATCCGCCCCGCCGACGTCGGGCTCCCGGCCGGGCCGCGCCGCCGGGTGCCGGGCTTGCGCCGCGAGGAGGTGGCGCACCTCGCGGGGGCGTCCGTGGACTACTACAACGAGCTGGAGCGCGGCGCCGGGTCCCAGCCGTCCGAGCAGATGCTCGCCGCGCTGGCGCGGGCGCTGCGGCTGTCCGGCGACGAGCGGGACTACCTGTACCGGATCGCCGACCGGCCGGTACCCGTGCAGGGCGGGGCCGCGTCGCACGTCCACCCCGGCATGCTGGACCTGCTGGACCGGATGGCCTCGACCCCGGCGCAGGTGATCACCGACCTGCACGTCACGCTCGTACAGAATCCGCTGGCCGTGGCGCTGCTCGGGGACCAGTCCGGTTACCGGGGGCCTCGCGCCAGCTTCGTGCACCGGTGGTTCACCGAGCCGGAGGCCCGGCTGCTGTATCCCGAGGCCGACCACGCGTACCAGTCCCGTTCCTTCGTCGCCGACCTGCGGGCGGCCGCCGCCCGGCGGGACGCGAAGGACACGGAGGCCGGCGCGATGGTCCGTACGCTGCTCGGCGTCTCCCCCGAGTTCGCCGCGCTGTGGGCCGACCACGACGTGGCGTTCCGGCGCCACGACCGCAAACGGCTCGTGCACCCGGTGATCGGCCTGGTCGAGGTTAACTGCCTCAACCTCTTCAGCGAGGACGGCCGCCAGCGGCTCCTGTGGTTCACCCCGGCCGTGGGGACCGAGAGCGCGGGTCTGCTGGAGCTGCTGTCGGTCGTCGGCACGCAGGAGGTCGGCGAGGTCAGCGCTGCGACGCGTACGGCAGGAAGCTCGCCCAGGCGGCAGGGGTGAGGGTGAGGCGGGGGCCGTCGGTGTGTTTGGAGTCCCGGATGTGGACGGTGGCGGGGGTGAGGGCCAGCTCGACGCAGGAGTTGCCGTCCGTACCGCTGCTGTAGCTGCTCTTGAACCAGACCGGTTCGGTCTCGCGGATCATGTCTCTCCCAGCAGTTTTTCGATGAAGGCAAGCGATGCTCTCGGCGGGAGAGCCTGCGCCCGGATGGTGCCATACCGCAGCTCGAGGATGCGCAGCTCCCTGGGCTCAGCAGTCGGCCGACCGTTGAACGCACCATCACTACGTCCCACTGCCGTGCCATCCGGGAACTTCAACAGCTCGATCTTGCCGTCCACACCCGGGTGGGCATCACTGCTCGTCGGCATCACCTGAAGCGAGACGTGGTTCAACGACCCCACCTCCAACAGGCGTTCGAGCTGCTGTTGCTGCACCATTGTGCCCCCTACCGGCCGTCGCAACGGCGCCTCTTCCAGGACGAAGTGGATCGACGGCGCCGGATCGCGTTCGAAGACCGACTGCCGTGCCATGCGAGCGGCCACCATGCGCTGTACGTCGTCTGCGGAGTACGGCGGCTGGGCCGCTTCCATCAGCGCGCGGGCATGCTCCGGTGTCTGCAAGAGCCCGTGGACACTGTTGCACTCGTAGATGCCGATCTCGACCGCCTTGCCCTCCAACTTCCCCAGCTCCCGCACCTTCTTCGGGTACCGGACCTTCTTCACGTCCTCCCAGGCCGCCGAGAGGAGCCCACCGGCGTCCAGCACCTCGTCGGCCCTGTCCAGATACTCCTGCCGGGGAATCCGCTTGCCGCCCTCGACCTTGTAGACGAGGTCCTCCCCGTACCCGACCGCCACTCCGAAGTCGCCGGCCCGCATCCCCGCCGCCTCCCGACGGAGCTTCAACTGCCGTCCCACCGTGGTGATGACCGCGACGCCCCACTCGTCGTCCGGGTCGACCTCCCACCCCGACTCGTCCGTCTCGACCGCCATCCTCCGCCCCTTCCCCGACAGCGCCGACACCACTGGACAAGCGCCGGACAGTCACCGTACGTACCCGCTGAGTCACTTCTCACGGTACGCACACACCGCCACGCTGAGTGACGTGAACCAGAAATCCACCACCGAACTCACCGCGTCCGTCCGCAACTTCAGCGTGCAGCTCTCTCCCACCCCACGCGGTGCCCGCCTCGCCCGCCTGCTCGCGACCGAGCAGCTCCGCGCCTGGGGCCTGCCCCTGGACCCGGCACGCCTCCTGGTCGCCGAACTGGCCAACAACGCGGCGGACCACGGACGCGTCCCCGGCCGCGATTTCCGGCTCACCCTGTACGTCGTCGGCGACATCCTCCGCATCGAGGTCACCGACACGCGGGGCCAGGAACTCCCCGCCCCTCAAACGCCGGCCTCCGACGCCGAATCCGGCCGGGGTCTGCTGCTGGTCGAGGCGTTGGCGCACCGCTGGGGAGTGACGGAGGGCCGCTTCCCGCGCAAGACCGTGTGGGCCGAACTGCGCTGTACGCCACCGGAACCCACGTTCTGAGGTTCCGGTGCCGTCGGTGCCCTACCAAGACGAAGAACCCGGGGAAATGACCCCTACCAAGCCCCACCCCTCCCGCCCGAGGCGCGTCGTCACTCGGGTGGGTGAACATCACCGGCTCAGCTGGATTTCCGGGTCCCCAACTCCCCTACTCTCAGCGCAAACAACCGAAAAGACATCGGCCCCCGCTGGGACTGGCATCCCGGTGCGAGGGCCTAACCACCAAGGAAGCGTTACCCAAGGAACTTCCCGATGGATACCCAAAACCCTAGCGCGCCCCCGCGCGCCCAGTCAGCCCCTGCTGACAATCCGTCCCGTACGCGTCGCCACGGCGGCGGCATCACCCACGACAACACCCGTCACACGACCCGCTTCGTGGTGATCGGCAACCACCTGGTCCAGCACAAGGAGCTGTCGCTCCTCGCGATCGGCCTCAGCTGCCACCTCCAGTCGCTGCCCGCCGGTGCGGGCGCCGACATCAAGTCGCTCGCCGCCCGCTTCCCGGAGGGGCCGACCCGTATCGCCGCCGCCCTGCGCGAACTGGAGGCCCACGGCTACCTGCGCCGCGAGCGCCACCGCACGCAGACCGGCCGGATCGTCACCCGCACGGTCTCCTGCAACCAGCCGCACGCGAGCCGCCGCGAACCGGCCGACACGGGCTGCCCGCCCGCGAAGCGCACGCCTACGCCGCCACGCCGTACGGGACCCAAGGCGCTCCCAGCCGTACCGCGGCCGAGCAGCACCGCCCCGGCCCTCCTCCAGACGGCGCTCGACCTCCTGGCCGACCTGCGACGACGCGACGCCCGGCTGCTGCTCTCCGCGACGGACACGGCTCACCTGGTGCCGGGGGTCGCGGCCTGGCTGGAGCGCGGTGTCGCCCCCAGCGCCGTACGGCACGCCCTGACCACCGGCCTCCCGGAGGAACCCCTGCGCCGCCCGGCCGCCCTTCTGGCGCACCGCCTCACCGACCGGCTGCCACCACCGCCGCCGTTCCGCACGCAGTCGGCCGTCGTACCGCCGCCGCGCCACCCCCTCCAGAACTGCGAGGGCTGCGACCGCGGCTTCCGGGCCCCCGAGACCGAATCCCACTGCCGCGACTGCCTTACGGCAGTCGCCTCCCATCCCTGAACCAGCAAGGAACTCCATGGTCAGCCCGCCCCACGAGGCGATGCACCGCGTCTTCCAGCACGACCTCTCCTTCCACAAGTCGTACATCTCGGAAGAGATCCGCGACGAAGGCCGCGCCCAGCAGGGCGCCCAGGATGTGCTGCTGGTCCTGGAACAGCGTGGACTCGACGTCCCCGACGAGGTCCGTACGCGCATCACGGAGTGCGGCGACCCCGAGGTCCTCCGTCACTGGCTCGCACGGGCCGTCACCGCGGCGTCGGCCGAGGCCGTCTTCGAGAGCGAGTAACCCTTCCCCGGCTCACGCCACCGTAGACACGCAGAACGGGTGCCCCGCCGGGTCCAGCAGGACCCGCCAGCGGTCCGGGGACGGCTGGAAGTCGGGCTTCGTGGCGCCCAGGGCGAGCAGGCGGGCCTCCCCCGCGTCCAGGTCGTCGACGCCGACGTCGATGTGGGCCTGCTTCTCCTGGTCGGTGCCCGGCCAGGTCGGCGGGCGGTAGTCGGGGAGGCGGCAGAAGCCGAGGCCGGGTGCGCCGTCCTTGCCGCCGAGGAGGTAGAAGTCGTCGGTGTTGAAGGCCACGGGGAGGTCTAGGGCCTCGCCCCAGAAGCGGGCCAGCGCGGCCGGGTCGGAGCAGTCGAAGGTGACGGCCGAGTAGCGGAAAGTCGGTGCCGAGGCGTTCTGCGTTGTCGTCATGGGAGGACCGTAGGACGTGACCAGGACAGGTTCGGTCCTGGTCACGTCGGTGGATCGTGGCAGACTTCCCCACCGTGCTCAGTACTTCGGCCCGGCTGCTGCGGCTGGTCTCCCTGCTCGCCGTCCGGCCCGCCTGGACCTGCGGCGAGCTGGCCGAGCGGATGGAGGTCACGGAGCGGACGGTGCGGCGGGACGTCGCGCGGCTGCGGGAGCTGGGGTACACCGTCGACTCCGACCCGGGGCCGTGGGGCGGGTACCGGCTGCGGCCGGGGACGCGTACGCCGCCGTTGATCCTCGACGACGAGGAGGCCCTCGCCGTGGCCGTCGGGCTGCGGGAGGCCGCGCTGAGCGGGGCCCTCGGCGGGGACCAGGCCGCCTTGTCGGCGCTGCTGAAGCTGCGGCAGGTGCTGCCCAAGCGGCTGGGCGACCGGCTCGGGGACATGGACGCGGCGTTCGTGCAGACCCCGCGCTCCGGTGAGCCGCAGGTCGCGGCGGGGACGCTGCTGGAGCTGGCGGCCGCGTGCCGGCGGGGCGAACGGGCCCGGATGGCGTACCGGGACTGGGAAGGGCGGGCCAGCGTGCGGGACGTGGACCCGTACCGGCTCGTGCACACCGGGCGGCGTTGGTACTTCGTGGCCCGGGATGTCGCGCGGGGCGAGTGGCGGACGTTCCGGGCGGACCGGGTCGAGCGGGTGCAGCCGACCGGCCGGGCCGTCGAGTTCACCGAACCGCTGCCCGATCCGGCGCTGCTCGTGTCCCGCGCGAGCGCGACCGGGCCGTACGCGGTGCTGGCCACCGTCCGCCTGCCGGTGCCCATGGAGCAGGCGCTGCGGTCCGTTCCCGCCACGGTCGGGCTGCACCGGGCCGACGGGCCGGACGCCACGGTCGTCGAGATCGGCGGATCGAGCGCGGAGGGGCTGGCCCGGTATCTGTTCAGCCTCGCCACGCCGTTGCGCGTGCTGGCACCGGACTCCGTACGGGAGGAGCTGCTGCGCCGGACCCGGGAGTTGACCGCCGCGAACGAGGAAGCAAGTACTTGAAGTTTCCTCCACAGGTCCGTACCAACCCCTTGCCCCCGCACTCCCCGCGTCGCAAGCTCCCCTCATGGAGCTGGAGTTGCGGCATCTCAAGACGGTCCGGGCCATCGCCGACGCCGGCAGCCTCACCAGGGCGGCGACGGCTCTCGGTCTCGCGCAGCCCGCGTTGAGCGCACAGCTCAAGCGGATCGAACGGGCCCTGGGCGGAGCGCTGTTCGTGCGCGGCCGACACGGCGTGCGGGCCACCGCGCTGGGCGAACTGGTACTGGAGCGGAGCCGGATCGTGCTCCCGGCGGTGACCGAGCTGCAGCAGGAGGCGGCCCGGTTCGCCCGGGCGCCGCGCACGGCGGAGCGGCTGCGGATCGGCGGCACCCACGGGCCCTTACTGGGCGCCCTGCTCGACCGGCTGGCCGGTGTGGCGCCGGACGCCCGGATGACGACCTGCACCTCCTGGTCCGAGCGGGAGCTGGCCGGGCAGCTCGCCGAGGGGCGGCTGGACTTCGCGCTGGCCGGGACCTGCGGCACCGCGCCGCCGCCCGCCGGCGAGGGGCTGGTGTGGCGGGAGGTCGCCGTCGACCCGGTGTTCGTCATGATGACCGACGGCCACCCGCTGGCCCACCGCGCGGAGGTGGACCTGACCGCGCT encodes the following:
- the gdhA gene encoding NADP-specific glutamate dehydrogenase; the encoded protein is MTTRSETQSTLDHLLTEIELRNPAQPEFHQAAHEVLETLAPVVAARPEYAEPGLIERLVEPERQVMFRVPWQDDQGRVRVNRGFRVEFNSALGPYKGGLRFHPSVNLGVIKFLGFEQIFKNALTGLGIGGGKGGSDFDPHGRSDAEVMRFCQSFMTELYRHIGEHTDVPAGDIGVGGREIGYLFGQYRRITNRWESGVLTGKGQGWGGSLIRPEATGYGNVLFAAAMLRERGEDLEGQTAVVSGSGNVAIYTIEKLTALGANAVTCSDSSGYVVDEKGIDLDLLKQIKEVERGRVDAYAERRGASARFVPGGSVWDVPADLALPSATQNELDENAAATLVRNGVKAVSEGANMPTTPEAVHLLQKAGVAFGPGKAANAGGVAVSALEMAQNHARTSWTAARVEEELADIMTSIHTTCHETAERYDAPGDYVTGANIAGFERVADAMLAQGVI
- a CDS encoding DUF397 domain-containing protein; the encoded protein is MIRETEPVWFKSSYSSGTDGNSCVELALTPATVHIRDSKHTDGPRLTLTPAAWASFLPYASQR
- a CDS encoding VOC family protein, yielding MTTTQNASAPTFRYSAVTFDCSDPAALARFWGEALDLPVAFNTDDFYLLGGKDGAPGLGFCRLPDYRPPTWPGTDQEKQAHIDVGVDDLDAGEARLLALGATKPDFQPSPDRWRVLLDPAGHPFCVSTVA
- a CDS encoding MerR family transcriptional regulator — encoded protein: MTAGTPLDRIDDDDYPAYTMGRAAAMLGTTPAFLRALGEARLITPLRSEGGHRRYSRYQLRIAARAREMVDQGTAIEAACRIIILEDQLEEAQRINEELRRGGAEASGDSSASGRPAR
- a CDS encoding helix-turn-helix transcriptional regulator — protein: MKYAELGAFLRSRRERIRPADVGLPAGPRRRVPGLRREEVAHLAGASVDYYNELERGAGSQPSEQMLAALARALRLSGDERDYLYRIADRPVPVQGGAASHVHPGMLDLLDRMASTPAQVITDLHVTLVQNPLAVALLGDQSGYRGPRASFVHRWFTEPEARLLYPEADHAYQSRSFVADLRAAAARRDAKDTEAGAMVRTLLGVSPEFAALWADHDVAFRRHDRKRLVHPVIGLVEVNCLNLFSEDGRQRLLWFTPAVGTESAGLLELLSVVGTQEVGEVSAATRTAGSSPRRQG
- a CDS encoding acyltransferase family protein, coding for MDNGTSVPERAEVRLRQPLPPLVVAPPDPKPAGHRRAGGRLYVIDGIRLLAALMVAAHHYAGTWRADRPGNLIWDRPVSEIMPTVFRFASYGWIGVEIFFVISGFVICMSCWGRTPRQFFVSRVIRLYPAYWFAVLFTTAALIAVPGVWERLRLREVLLNLTMLQSGSGVPNVDGVYWTLWSELRFYLLFLVVVAMGLTYRRVVVFCCVWGAVAMLAPVARLPLLELVANPDGAWYFIAGLALYLMHRFGQDLLLWGILAMAWLMGQLELGNRIEDVERVSGWRGSVAIFTVFLLFMVAVALGYTDRIRWKWLVTAGAMTYPLYLVHYAAGTALIARLRDTMDARLLIAVLITGFLLLSYLIHRFVERPLSRLLKHGLDASFTRLRNADHRP
- a CDS encoding 4-oxalocrotonate tautomerase family protein — protein: MPFAHFKVPAGTLSAEDKKKIVERTTDLYAEIYGERARPTTVVLVDEVPDGGWGVAGNVLTAAMLNGDG
- a CDS encoding helix-turn-helix domain-containing protein, which encodes MDTQNPSAPPRAQSAPADNPSRTRRHGGGITHDNTRHTTRFVVIGNHLVQHKELSLLAIGLSCHLQSLPAGAGADIKSLAARFPEGPTRIAAALRELEAHGYLRRERHRTQTGRIVTRTVSCNQPHASRREPADTGCPPAKRTPTPPRRTGPKALPAVPRPSSTAPALLQTALDLLADLRRRDARLLLSATDTAHLVPGVAAWLERGVAPSAVRHALTTGLPEEPLRRPAALLAHRLTDRLPPPPPFRTQSAVVPPPRHPLQNCEGCDRGFRAPETESHCRDCLTAVASHP
- a CDS encoding helix-turn-helix domain-containing protein encodes the protein MAVETDESGWEVDPDDEWGVAVITTVGRQLKLRREAAGMRAGDFGVAVGYGEDLVYKVEGGKRIPRQEYLDRADEVLDAGGLLSAAWEDVKKVRYPKKVRELGKLEGKAVEIGIYECNSVHGLLQTPEHARALMEAAQPPYSADDVQRMVAARMARQSVFERDPAPSIHFVLEEAPLRRPVGGTMVQQQQLERLLEVGSLNHVSLQVMPTSSDAHPGVDGKIELLKFPDGTAVGRSDGAFNGRPTAEPRELRILELRYGTIRAQALPPRASLAFIEKLLGET
- a CDS encoding SDR family oxidoreductase; the protein is MTTHTNQQSAVERVAVVTGGSRGIGRAVSRKLAEDGLAVVVNYASDASAADETVAAITGAGGRAIAVRADVAEEKEVAALFDRAEDEFGGVDVVVNSAGRMTLSPIADLDLAALDAMHRTNIRGTFVVAQQAARRLRAGGAFIGFSTSVVGAQFPTYGAYAASKGAVEAMTMILARELRGRDVTVNTVAPGPTATDLFLDGKTPEQVDKLAKTPPLERLGTPEDIAAVVAFLGSPAGHWVNGQVLRANGGLV
- a CDS encoding cupin domain-containing protein → MQKLSLDALAREHLERAAATSSGRSATTVHGGHELVLRQTLLALTAGTTLAEHENPGEATVQVLRGRVRLTSGDTSWDGRAGDLVLIPPARHSLEALEDSAVLLTVAKTG
- a CDS encoding ATP-binding protein, whose protein sequence is MNQKSTTELTASVRNFSVQLSPTPRGARLARLLATEQLRAWGLPLDPARLLVAELANNAADHGRVPGRDFRLTLYVVGDILRIEVTDTRGQELPAPQTPASDAESGRGLLLVEALAHRWGVTEGRFPRKTVWAELRCTPPEPTF